Proteins from one Ricinus communis isolate WT05 ecotype wild-type chromosome 9, ASM1957865v1, whole genome shotgun sequence genomic window:
- the LOC8287913 gene encoding uncharacterized protein LOC8287913 yields the protein MKFIIVRISCSGQEFVVQERSEGGKEKRGEMAGIYLAKKGSINVYKASLKHQPSFVDSAIRVSRACFSTGSERAEGSNAAAGTRGEGTGPDGTPGVSSETSKDPVGQGIYEAKHQALDMDENTTTGATQFVADTAKEGVRKATERADAVGDTAKRAVDSASEASKEANHKVRDTVAGGKDNNENHNNHNEEDPGVVEMQKMDGPIDTVEYRNLEINIEEMSRSA from the exons ATGAAGTTCATCATTGTCAGGATTAGTTGCAGTGGTCAGGAGTTTGTAGTACAGGAAAGGAGCGaaggaggaaaagaaaaacgagGGGAAATGGCAGGAATTTATTTGGCGAAGAAAGGATCCATTAACGTCTACAAAGCTTCCCTCAAGCATCAACCTTCTTTTGTTGATTCAGCCATCAGGGTTTCAAGGGCCTGTTTCTCCACCGGTTCTGAGCGTGCTGAG GGGAGCAATGCAGCGGCAGGAACAAGAGGAGAAGGAACTGGGCCTGATGGGACACCAGGAGTATCATCAGAAACAAGTAAAGATCCTGTAGGCCAAGGCATATACGAGGCGAAGCACCAAGCTCTAGACATGGACGAAAACACAACAACAGGAGCAACACAGTTTGTAGCTGACACAGCAAAAGAAGGGGTGAGAAAAGCAACAGAAAGAGCTGATGCTGTAGGAGACACTGCTAAGCGGGCAGTGGACAGTGCTTCGGAAGCATCCAAGGAAGCTAACCACAAGGTTAGAGATACAGTGGCTGGTGGTAAGGATAACAATGAGAATCACAATAACCATAATGAGGAAGATCCAGGCGTTGTTGAGATGCAAAAGATGGATGGGCCTATTGATACAGTAGAGTATAGAAATTTGGAGATTAATATTGAGGAAATGAGTAGATCAGCTTGA